In a single window of the Sylvia atricapilla isolate bSylAtr1 chromosome 18, bSylAtr1.pri, whole genome shotgun sequence genome:
- the SLC16A5 gene encoding monocarboxylate transporter 6 has protein sequence MSQGGAAVRGTAKPQDQGWAWIVLLAAVLLQGLTLGFPCCIGVFFKDLQHEFQASNSQTSWFPSIMVAMLHGGGPLCSVLVKRFGCRFVVMLGGLLSGLGMVSSSFCKSISQLYLTAGLITGLGSCFSFQAGVTVLGYYFVRWQTLANAVASTGVSLGFTLWPLLSQYLLDEMGWRNTFLIFGGILLNCCVCGAVMRPVQLASGSVPQPAKPEEEPGSRAEEAQLFNGASPYHPTLQQHSRRTKCFQMLQKYLAFDIFCQNKGYQIYTIGVTWMMMGFALPHIYLVPYAIHSGVEEHKAALLISIIGFINIFIRPLTGLLSGHRVFTGRRIYLFSLAALLCGLSNFICVISAEFSVLILYCIILSIAMSGVGALIFQVLMDVVGVDRFSSALGLFTVLESITILIGPPLTGLLVDITDDFHYVFYNSSFFLISAALFMGPSFCALEKKNKLREASKPRMDNPSRYQYSETSAEPKAESQSPPAVEYITSI, from the exons ATGTcccaaggaggagcagcagtaCGTGGCACTGCCAAGCCCCAGGACCAGGGCTGGGCATGGATagtcctgctggctgcagtgctgctgcagggcctgACGCTGGGCTTTCCCTGCTGCATCGGTGTCTTCTTCAAGGACCTCCAGCATGAGTTCCAGGCCAGCAACAGCCAGACGTCGTGGTTCCCATCCATCATGGTGGCCATGCTGCATGGAGGGG GGCCCCTCTGCAGCGTCCTGGTGAAGCGCTTTGGCTGCAGGTTTGTGGTGATGCTGGGTGGGCTGCTCAGTGGGCTGGGAATGGtgtccagctccttctgcaagTCCATCAGCCAGCTCTACCTCACGGCTGGCCTCATCACTG GTCTGGGATCATGTTTCAGCTTCCAGGCAGGAGTGACTGTGCTGGGCTACTACTTTGTGCGGTGGCAAACCCTGGCCAATGCCGTGGCCTCCACGGGGGTCTCCCTCGGTTTCACGCTGTGGCCACTGCTGTCTCAGTACTTGCTGGACGAGATGGGTTGGAGAAACACCTTCCTCATCTTTGGAGGAATACTGCTGAACTGCTGTGTTTGTGGAGCCGTCATGAGACCCGTTCAGCTGGCATCAGGGTCAGTTCCACAGCCTGCCAAGCCCGAAGAGGAGCCAGGGAGTAGAGCAGAAGAGGCACAGCTGTTCAATGGAGCATCTCCTTACCACCCCAcgctccagcagcacagcagaaggaCAAAATGCTTCCAGATGCTGCAAAAGTACCTGGCTTTTGACATCTTCTGCCAAAACAAAGGTTACCAGATTTACACTATTGGAGTGACCTGGATGATGATGGGGTTTGCTTTACCACATATCTACCTTGTGCCTTATGCCATCCACAGTGGGGTGGAGGAACATAAGGCAGCCCTCCTCATCTCCATCATTGGGTTCATCAACATCTTCATCCGCCCtctcacagggctgctctcaggaCACAGAGTCTTCACAGGGAGACGCATCTACCTGTTCAGCCTGGCCGCGCTCCTCTGCGGCCTCAGCAACTTCATCTGTGTCATTTCAGCTGAGTTCAGTGTGCTCATCCTCTACTGCATCATCCTCAGCATAGCCATGAGTGGTGTCGGGGCACTCATCTTCCAGGTGCTGATGGATGTGGTAGGTGTGGACAGGTTCTCCAGTGCTCTAGGGCTCTTCACTGTCCTAGAGAGCATCACCATCCTCATTGGGCCACCCCTCACAG GTCTCCTGGTGGACATAACTGATGATTTCCACTACGTCTTCTACAATTCCAGCTTCTTCCTGATATCGGCTGCATTATTTATGGGGCCCAGCTtctgtgctttggaaaaaaaaaacaaattgagAGAGGCTTCCAAACCACGTATGGACAATCCCTCCAGATATCAATACAGTGAAACATCAGCAGAACCAAAGGCTGAAAGTCAATCCCCTCCAGCAGTTGAGTACATCACAAGCATATGA
- the ARMC7 gene encoding armadillo repeat-containing protein 7 produces the protein MDLGRLEYLQALVTEFQVTDSTEAKEQVLANLANFAYDPSNYEYLRQLQVLDLFLDMLTEDNETLVEFAMGGLCNLCLDKTNKEYILEASGVEPIIGCLSSSNEETVMSAVTTLMFLTTPRSRAQTTALPVVECMLRFSLSANARLRNLASIFLQDYCSPPQVEEARNLSEHTAVGIPLPKD, from the exons ATGGATCTGGGCCGGCTGGAGTATCTGCAGGCGCTCGTCACCGAGTTCCAGGTGACGGACAGCACAG AGGCCAAGGAGCAGGTGCTGGCGAACCTGGCCAACTTCGCCTACGATCCCAGCAACTACGAGTATCTCcggcagctgcaggtgctggatCTATTCCTCGATATGCTCACCGAGGACAACGAGACCCTCGTGGAGTTCGCCATGG GTGGTCTTTGCAACCTGTGCTTGGATAAAACCAACAAAGAGTACATCCTGGAGGCCAGCGGGGTGGAGCCCATCATCGGCTGCCTGTCCAGCTCCAACGAGGAGACGGTGATGTCGGCCGTGACCACGCTGATGTTCCTGACGACGCCGCGCTCGCGCGCGCAGACCACGGCACTGCCCGTGGTGGAGTGCATGCTCCGCTTCTCGCTCTCGGCCAACGCGCGCCTCAGGAACCTGGCATCCATCTTCCTGCAGGATTACTGCAGCCCTCCGCAGGTGGAGGAAGCCAGGAACCTCAGCGAGCACACGGCAGTGGGAATTCCTCTGCCCAAGGACTGA